Proteins from one Kazachstania africana CBS 2517 chromosome 1, complete genome genomic window:
- the ADE13 gene encoding adenylosuccinase ADE13 (similar to Saccharomyces cerevisiae ADE13 (YLR359W); ancestral locus Anc_4.197) — protein sequence MPEFDKYTTPLSSRYASDEMSAIFSLRNRFSTWRKLWLNLAIAEKELGLDIITDGAIESMQKHLEITDEEIAKASAQEAIVRHDVMAHVHTFGETCPEAAAIIHLGATSCYVTDNADLIFLRDAYDILIPKLVNVINRLCKFAMANKDLPVLGWTHFQPAQLTTLGKRATLWIQELLWDLRNFERARNDIGLRGVKGTTGTQASFLALFHGDHNKVEKLDERVVELLGFDTVYPVTGQTYSRKIDIDAFAPLSSFAATAHKMATDIRLLANLKEVEEPFEKSQIGSSAMAYKRNPMRCERVCSLARHLGSLFNDMVQTASVQWFERTLDDSAIRRISLPSGFLTADILLTTLLNISSGLVVYPKVIERRIKSELPFMATENFIMAMVEKGASRQEVHERIRVLSHQAAAVVKEEGGDNDLIERIKKDDFFEPIWTELDSLLDPATFIGRAPQQVEKFVSHDVATALKPYASSIDDTEVKLNV from the coding sequence ATGccagaatttgataaatacACTACACCACTTTCTTCCAGATATGCTTCTGATGAAATGTCTGCAATTTTCTCATTGAGAAATAGATTTTCAACATGGAGAAAATTATGGTTAAATTTAGCCATTGCTGAGAAGGAGCTAGGACTTGATATAATTACCGATGGTGCTATTGAGTCTATGCAGAAGCATTTGGAGATtacagatgaagaaatagCAAAAGCTTCTGCTCAAGAAGCAATTGTCAGACATGACGTTATGGCCCATGTTCACACTTTTGGTGAAACTTGCCCTGAAGCAGCAGCTATTATACATTTAGGTGCCACTTCCTGTTATGTGACAGATAACGCAGACTTGATTTTTTTAAGAGATGCgtatgatattttaattcCTAAACTAGTGAATGTTATAAATAGACTCTGTAAGTTTGCAATGGCCAATAAGGACCTCCCAGTGCTAGGCTGGACTCATTTCCAGCCGGCTCAATTAACCACATTAGGTAAGAGAGCGACATTATGGATTCAAGAGCTTTTGTGGGACTTAAGAAACTTCGAAAGAGCAAGAAACGATATTGGTTTAAGAGGTGTTAAGGGTACCACTGGTACACAAGCTTCTTTTTTGGCTTTATTCCATGGAGACCATAATAAAGTAGAAAAATTAGACGAAAGAGTGGTGGAATTATTAGGTTTTGATACCGTCTATCCAGTTACAGGCCAAActtattcaagaaaaattgatattgatgcCTTTGCGCCACTGTCTTCGTTTGCTGCCACTGCTCATAAGATGGCTACTGATATAAGGTTGCTAGCTAATTTGAAGGAAGTAGAAGAGCCTTTTGAAAAGTCACAAATCGGTTCATCAGCTATGGCCTATAAAAGAAATCCAATGCGTTGCGAGCGTGTTTGTTCATTGGCGAGACATTTAGGCtctcttttcaatgatatGGTTCAAACTGCATCTGTCCAATGGTTTGAAAGAACTTTAGATGATTCCGCTATCAGAAGAATTTCATTACCAAGTGGATTTTTAACCGCAGATATTTTGCTGACTACTTTATTAAATATCTCATCCGGTTTAGTTGTTTATCCTAaagtcattgaaagaagaattaaaaGTGAGTTACCTTTCATGGCTACCGAGAACTTTATTATGGCCATGGTGGAAAAGGGTGCTTCAAGGCAAGAAGTTCATGAACGCATAAGGGTTCTATCGCATCAAGCAGCAGCTGTCGTCAAGGAAGAAGGTGGCGACAATGatttaattgaaagaattaagaAGGATGACTTCTTTGAACCAATTTGGACTGAGCTTGATAGCTTGCTAGATCCAGCAACTTTCATCGGTAGAGCTCCTCAACAGGTAGAAAAGTTCGTCTCGCATGACGTAGCAACCGCTTTAAAACCTTATGCATCATCCATTGATGATACCGAGGTTAAATTAAACGTTTAG